In a genomic window of Pseudoxanthomonas sp. Root65:
- a CDS encoding DUF1428 domain-containing protein: MSYVDGFIIAAPSTGKAAFTDYATTFDTIFMGYGATRIIEAWGDDVPDGKVTDFRKAVQAKGDETPAFSWVEWPDKATRDAGMQKMMEDPRMDPSNKDNPPMPFDGQRMVFGGFTPVVELRA; this comes from the coding sequence ATGTCCTACGTTGACGGCTTCATCATTGCCGCTCCCTCCACAGGCAAGGCGGCCTTCACCGACTACGCCACCACCTTCGACACCATTTTCATGGGCTATGGCGCCACGCGCATCATCGAGGCGTGGGGCGACGACGTGCCCGATGGCAAGGTCACCGACTTCCGCAAGGCGGTGCAGGCGAAGGGCGACGAAACCCCCGCCTTCTCCTGGGTGGAGTGGCCCGACAAGGCCACGCGCGACGCCGGCATGCAGAAGATGATGGAGGACCCGCGCATGGATCCATCGAACAAGGACAACCCGCCGATGCCCTTCGACGGCCAGCGCATGGTGTTCGGCGGTTTCACCCCGGTGGTCGAGCTGCGCGCCTGA
- a CDS encoding DUF1615 domain-containing protein — protein sequence MTPSLVHRLPRRILAMLGLLLLAGCVTAPPAPTRPPADTRGEIVRRMPAKVADRERWAADIETAFAAQRIEPNTENICAVLAVTEQESGYVANPAVANLPKIARGEIDRRAAALHVPTFVVDAALALRSSDGRTYAERLRTVRTERDLSDLYQDMIGSVPLGKRLFADFNPVQTGGPMQVGIPFAESKAAGYPYPIEGSIRDEVFTRRGGLYFGIAHLLGYETPYTRKVHRFADYNAGWYASRNAAFQSAVGIATGTTLALDGDLLTPGAPLDKPGQTERAVRRLADALRMDDRAIREALERGNRLDFGDTDLYARVYALAEARAGTPLPRASIPGIKLESPKITRELTTAWFATRVDERYRNCLQR from the coding sequence ATGACACCATCTCTCGTCCACCGTTTGCCACGCCGCATCCTCGCGATGCTCGGCCTGCTGCTGCTCGCCGGCTGCGTGACCGCGCCGCCCGCACCGACCCGCCCGCCAGCCGACACCCGCGGCGAGATCGTCCGCAGGATGCCGGCCAAGGTCGCCGACCGCGAGCGCTGGGCGGCCGACATCGAAACCGCGTTCGCCGCGCAGCGGATCGAGCCGAACACCGAGAACATCTGCGCGGTGCTGGCCGTCACCGAACAGGAATCCGGCTACGTGGCGAACCCCGCCGTCGCCAACCTGCCGAAGATCGCACGTGGCGAGATCGACCGCCGCGCCGCCGCCCTGCACGTGCCGACGTTCGTCGTCGACGCCGCGCTGGCATTGCGTTCGTCCGATGGCCGCACGTATGCCGAGCGGCTGCGCACGGTGCGCACCGAGCGCGACCTCAGCGACCTCTACCAGGACATGATCGGCAGCGTGCCGCTGGGCAAGCGCCTGTTCGCCGACTTCAATCCGGTGCAGACCGGCGGGCCGATGCAGGTCGGCATTCCCTTCGCCGAATCGAAGGCCGCGGGATATCCGTATCCGATCGAAGGCAGCATCCGCGACGAGGTGTTCACCCGGCGCGGCGGCCTGTACTTCGGCATCGCCCACCTGTTGGGTTACGAAACGCCGTACACGCGCAAGGTGCATCGCTTCGCCGACTACAACGCCGGCTGGTACGCGAGCCGCAATGCGGCGTTCCAGAGCGCGGTCGGCATCGCCACGGGCACCACGCTCGCGCTCGACGGCGACCTGCTGACCCCGGGCGCGCCGCTGGACAAGCCCGGCCAGACCGAACGCGCCGTGCGACGCTTGGCCGATGCGCTGCGCATGGACGATCGCGCCATCCGTGAGGCGCTGGAGCGCGGCAACCGGCTGGACTTCGGCGATACCGATCTCTACGCACGCGTCTATGCATTGGCCGAAGCGCGTGCGGGCACGCCGTTGCCGCGCGCGTCGATCCCGGGCATCAAGCTGGAAAGCCCGAAGATCACCCGTGAACTCACCACCGCCTGGTTCGCCACGCGCGTGGACGAGCGCTACCGCAACTGCCTGCAGCGCTGA
- a CDS encoding GNAT family N-acetyltransferase, with amino-acid sequence MHTALDNPFWSALDSIHRDIALRVGDVARYPADFAPFLGVALPDALPAEALERLVAPAESVYLLGVAPAAPPGWMLQAFRPLAQMVCDTPLPTAGGPEIVPLGPAQRDEVLALTALVYPHYFRSRTVELGRYYGIYEDGRLAAMIGERLGSADSREMSAICTHPDFTGRGYARHLTAWLTNQTLAHGVQPFLHVSRENTRALQLYEHLGYRVRRDIGFWSLRRA; translated from the coding sequence ATGCATACCGCGCTCGACAACCCGTTCTGGTCGGCACTGGATTCGATCCACCGCGACATCGCGCTGCGGGTGGGCGACGTGGCGCGCTATCCCGCCGACTTCGCGCCCTTCCTTGGCGTCGCGTTACCCGACGCGCTACCCGCCGAGGCGCTCGAACGCTTGGTCGCCCCGGCCGAGTCGGTGTACCTGCTGGGCGTAGCGCCCGCAGCGCCTCCGGGCTGGATGCTGCAGGCGTTCCGTCCGCTGGCGCAGATGGTATGCGACACGCCGCTGCCGACGGCGGGCGGTCCGGAGATCGTGCCGCTTGGCCCGGCGCAGCGCGACGAGGTACTGGCACTGACGGCACTCGTGTACCCGCATTACTTCCGTTCACGGACGGTGGAGCTGGGGCGCTATTACGGCATCTATGAGGACGGCCGGCTCGCCGCGATGATCGGCGAGCGCCTGGGCAGCGCCGACAGCCGCGAGATGAGTGCGATCTGCACCCATCCTGACTTCACCGGTCGCGGCTACGCACGACACCTGACGGCCTGGCTGACCAACCAGACGCTGGCCCATGGCGTGCAGCCGTTCCTGCACGTGAGTCGCGAGAACACGCGTGCGCTGCAGCTGTACGAGCACCTGGGCTATCGCGTGCGCCGCGATATCGGATTCTGGTCGTTGCGACGCGCGTGA
- a CDS encoding helix-turn-helix domain-containing protein: protein MAVMALFYYGGGGTIRAARALHRSHFRRQPDISVMPRRARPSIALLATHGAAASVLYGMYDLFNSAGRDWPAMVGQPPGDSVFRPIVAARETMPMPVVNGIVVTPEVALRDLPAPDFICIPDLAVYPGDITLHDYHQEATWLRECHARGSVIAAACTGALLLADTGLLDGRDATTHWAYCDAMAERHPSVKVHPQRVVVTAGPDQRLVMGGGGSSWQDLALYLIARVAGIECAMQTARVFLIDWHQTGQQPYASLARTRTSSDTAITHAQVWIAQHYDTPAPVAGMLQASGLAERTFARRFQQATGLSPLEYVHTLRLEEAKQHLEAGDDSVEAIAQAVGYEDAAYFSRLFRRKVGLSPAQYRRRFGGMRRMLQQAGAPPAG from the coding sequence ATGGCGGTGATGGCTCTGTTCTACTACGGGGGAGGCGGCACGATACGGGCCGCCCGCGCCCTGCACCGCAGCCATTTCCGCCGCCAACCTGACATTTCCGTCATGCCGCGCCGCGCACGCCCCAGCATTGCCCTGCTCGCAACCCACGGCGCCGCCGCCTCGGTCCTGTACGGCATGTACGACCTGTTCAATTCCGCGGGACGGGACTGGCCCGCGATGGTCGGGCAGCCGCCGGGCGATTCGGTATTCCGTCCGATCGTGGCGGCGCGCGAGACCATGCCCATGCCCGTCGTCAACGGCATCGTGGTGACTCCGGAAGTCGCCCTGCGCGACCTGCCCGCGCCGGACTTCATCTGCATTCCGGACCTGGCGGTGTACCCCGGCGACATCACCCTGCACGACTACCACCAGGAAGCCACGTGGCTGCGGGAATGCCATGCCCGCGGATCGGTGATCGCGGCCGCCTGCACCGGTGCGCTGCTGCTGGCCGACACTGGCCTGCTGGACGGTCGCGATGCCACCACCCACTGGGCGTACTGCGACGCGATGGCCGAGCGGCATCCCAGCGTGAAGGTCCATCCGCAGCGCGTGGTCGTGACCGCCGGGCCCGACCAGCGGCTGGTCATGGGCGGCGGCGGCTCCAGTTGGCAGGACCTTGCCCTGTACCTCATCGCGCGCGTGGCCGGTATCGAATGCGCCATGCAGACCGCGCGCGTGTTCCTGATCGACTGGCACCAGACCGGCCAGCAGCCCTACGCCAGCCTGGCGCGCACGCGCACCAGCTCGGATACCGCGATCACCCATGCACAGGTCTGGATCGCACAGCACTACGACACGCCCGCACCCGTCGCCGGCATGCTGCAGGCCAGCGGACTGGCCGAGCGCACCTTCGCTCGCCGGTTCCAGCAGGCGACGGGCCTGTCGCCGCTCGAGTACGTGCATACGCTGCGGCTGGAAGAAGCCAAGCAGCATCTTGAAGCCGGCGACGATTCGGTCGAGGCCATCGCCCAGGCCGTGGGCTACGAGGATGCCGCGTACTTCAGCCGTCTGTTCCGGCGCAAGGTCGGCCTTTCGCCCGCACAGTACCGGCGGCGCTTCGGCGGCATGCGGCGCATGCTCCAGCAGGCGGGCGCCCCGCCTGCCGGGTGA
- a CDS encoding sterol desaturase family protein, translating into MPSPLELLLHPLSFAFFGMYAVLMLWEAIAPARPLPRIARWRTRGLLAAVFYFLLSSYLPMLWTQYLLPLRLFDLSHLAWPLGGLIGLLVYQALAYAWHRALHASDVLWRFGHQMHHSAERLDTFSTFWFSPADTLGWTAVGSLALTLVVGLSPEATTSALLAATLLAMLTHTNVRTPRWLGWFIERPEMHSWHHARGAHRYNYSELPVFDLLFGTFHNPPGFAPQTGFHEGGSARVIEMMMGRDIARDPVS; encoded by the coding sequence ATGCCATCGCCCCTGGAACTCCTGCTTCATCCGCTGTCGTTCGCCTTCTTCGGCATGTATGCCGTGCTGATGCTGTGGGAGGCGATCGCCCCCGCCCGCCCGTTGCCGCGCATCGCGCGCTGGCGCACGCGAGGCCTGCTGGCGGCGGTGTTCTACTTCCTGTTGTCGTCCTACCTGCCGATGCTGTGGACACAGTACCTGCTGCCCCTGCGCCTGTTCGACCTGAGCCACCTGGCGTGGCCGCTGGGCGGGCTGATCGGACTGCTGGTCTATCAGGCGCTCGCGTATGCGTGGCACCGGGCGCTGCATGCCAGCGACGTGCTGTGGCGCTTCGGCCACCAGATGCATCACAGCGCAGAGCGGCTGGATACGTTCAGCACCTTCTGGTTCAGTCCGGCCGACACGCTGGGCTGGACGGCGGTCGGCAGCCTTGCCCTGACGCTGGTCGTCGGCCTGAGCCCCGAGGCCACCACGTCCGCCCTGCTGGCGGCGACGCTGCTGGCGATGCTGACCCACACCAACGTGCGCACGCCACGCTGGCTGGGGTGGTTCATCGAGCGTCCCGAGATGCACTCCTGGCACCATGCGCGCGGCGCACACCGGTACAACTATTCCGAACTACCGGTATTCGATCTGCTGTTCGGCACGTTCCACAACCCGCCCGGTTTCGCGCCGCAGACAGGCTTCCACGAAGGCGGCTCCGCGCGCGTCATCGAGATGATGATGGGGCGAGACATCGCACGCGATCCCGTGTCGTGA
- a CDS encoding redoxin domain-containing protein, whose amino-acid sequence MNAIDRPAPPWQVDRWFNTPHAITLDGLRGKVVVLEAFQMLCPGCVSHGLPQAARVHATFPREQVAVIGLHTVFEHHAAMTPVALEAFLHEYRIGFPVGVDRPGTHGPIPQTMQAYAMRGTPTLTLIDAHGRIRHQHFGQVSDLLLGAQIASLVHEAQAIAAMDETQRQRTGAADCDATGCALPA is encoded by the coding sequence ATGAACGCCATTGATCGCCCGGCGCCACCCTGGCAGGTGGACCGCTGGTTCAACACACCCCACGCCATCACCCTGGACGGCCTGCGCGGCAAGGTCGTGGTGCTGGAGGCCTTCCAGATGCTTTGCCCGGGCTGCGTCTCGCATGGCCTGCCCCAGGCCGCGCGCGTGCATGCCACATTCCCGCGCGAGCAGGTCGCCGTCATCGGCCTGCATACCGTGTTCGAACACCATGCGGCGATGACGCCGGTCGCGCTGGAGGCTTTCCTGCATGAATACCGCATCGGCTTTCCCGTCGGCGTGGACCGGCCCGGTACGCACGGCCCGATCCCGCAGACCATGCAGGCCTATGCCATGCGCGGCACGCCGACGCTGACCCTGATCGACGCGCACGGCCGGATCCGCCACCAGCACTTCGGCCAAGTCAGCGACCTGCTGCTGGGCGCGCAGATCGCCTCGCTGGTGCATGAAGCGCAGGCCATCGCAGCCATGGACGAGACGCAGCGCCAGCGCACTGGAGCCGCCGACTGCGACGCAACCGGCTGCGCGCTGCCTGCGTAA
- a CDS encoding MarR family transcriptional regulator produces MIDTPFQRRQATRGLEQLASLVRAQSWRQDGTPSLPPTQAAVLRMLQGMQDGMRARQIAERLGISAASLSDSLKALEGKQWIRRTPDPDDARAARVRLTSAGSRMATQLQRPDQGMGPLVESLGDTDLGALLRVTQLLVNEAQEQGLATGLRTCLGCEYFRPFASGERDAPHVCAFLDKAFGDAELRVDCAEQRPAADEQRHGSVLRFRQPTPP; encoded by the coding sequence ATGATCGATACTCCCTTCCAACGCAGGCAGGCCACACGCGGTCTGGAACAGCTCGCTTCGCTGGTCCGCGCGCAGTCCTGGCGCCAGGACGGCACACCCTCGCTGCCGCCGACCCAGGCCGCGGTGCTGCGCATGTTGCAGGGTATGCAGGACGGGATGCGGGCGCGCCAGATCGCCGAGCGCTTGGGGATCTCGGCCGCGAGCCTCAGCGACTCGCTGAAGGCGCTGGAAGGCAAGCAGTGGATCCGCCGCACGCCCGATCCCGACGATGCGCGCGCCGCACGCGTGAGGCTGACCTCGGCCGGGTCGCGCATGGCCACGCAGCTGCAGCGCCCCGACCAGGGCATGGGCCCGCTGGTGGAATCACTGGGCGACACGGATCTCGGCGCGCTGCTGCGCGTGACCCAGCTGCTGGTCAACGAAGCGCAGGAACAGGGCCTGGCCACCGGCCTGCGGACCTGCCTGGGCTGCGAATACTTCCGTCCCTTCGCCTCGGGCGAGCGCGATGCACCCCACGTCTGCGCGTTCCTCGACAAGGCGTTCGGCGATGCGGAACTGCGCGTGGACTGCGCGGAACAGCGGCCGGCCGCCGACGAACAACGCCACGGAAGCGTGCTGCGCTTCCGTCAACCGACTCCGCCCTAG
- a CDS encoding DoxX family protein, whose protein sequence is MSTVTAVPSTTRLLALRGAADLAGRTLLASLFVISGLGKLAAYAGTAGYMASVGVPGALLPLVIALEVLGGLAIVAGYRTRIVASLLAAFSIASAVLFHSNLGDQIQQIMFLKNIAIAGGFILLAARGAGGWSVDNR, encoded by the coding sequence ATGTCCACTGTCACGGCCGTCCCGTCCACCACCCGCCTTCTCGCCCTGCGTGGCGCCGCCGATCTGGCCGGCCGCACGCTGCTCGCCTCGCTATTCGTCATCTCCGGCCTCGGCAAGCTGGCCGCCTACGCCGGCACCGCCGGCTACATGGCGTCCGTCGGCGTCCCCGGCGCGTTGCTGCCGCTGGTCATTGCGCTGGAAGTCCTCGGCGGCCTGGCCATCGTTGCCGGTTACCGCACCCGCATCGTCGCCAGCCTGCTGGCCGCGTTCTCGATCGCCAGTGCGGTGCTGTTCCACAGCAACCTGGGCGATCAGATCCAGCAGATCATGTTCCTGAAGAACATCGCGATCGCCGGCGGCTTCATCCTGCTGGCCGCGCGCGGCGCCGGCGGCTGGAGCGTCGACAACCGCTGA
- a CDS encoding LysR family transcriptional regulator codes for MLDAVTLDQLRTFIAAAEQGSFSAAGRKLRRAQSVVSQTLANLELQLGVRLFDRSTRYPQLTDAGRALLVEARAVAEHMDTFKARARSVAEGLEPELSVAVDVMFPMQALTRAAAHSGTAFPHTPLRLYVEVLGGVIQPVLDGTCRIGVVGSLPELPDELAVEPLPPVPFVTVVAPSHAMARVRGAVPTRTLVKHVQLVLTDRTPLTTGRDFAVQSPLTWRLADLGAKHAFLRAGLGWGHMPMHIVEEDLAAGRLARVHLADADPRYAQMPMRAVWRKEAPPGPAGRAFIAQLHQG; via the coding sequence ATGCTCGACGCCGTCACCCTCGACCAGCTGCGCACCTTCATCGCGGCGGCCGAGCAGGGCAGCTTCTCCGCGGCCGGGCGCAAGCTGCGGCGCGCGCAATCGGTGGTCAGCCAGACCCTGGCCAACCTGGAGCTGCAACTGGGCGTACGCCTGTTCGACCGCAGCACCCGCTATCCGCAGCTCACCGACGCCGGCCGCGCCCTGCTGGTGGAAGCGCGCGCGGTGGCCGAGCACATGGACACCTTCAAGGCGCGCGCCCGCAGCGTGGCCGAAGGGCTTGAACCGGAGCTCTCGGTGGCGGTGGACGTGATGTTCCCGATGCAGGCGCTGACCCGCGCCGCCGCGCACAGCGGCACCGCGTTCCCGCACACGCCGCTGCGCCTGTACGTGGAAGTGCTGGGCGGCGTGATCCAGCCGGTGCTCGATGGCACCTGCCGGATCGGCGTGGTCGGCTCGCTGCCGGAGCTGCCGGACGAACTGGCGGTGGAGCCGCTGCCGCCGGTGCCGTTCGTCACAGTGGTCGCTCCCTCGCACGCCATGGCGCGCGTACGCGGTGCGGTGCCGACCAGGACGCTGGTCAAGCATGTGCAACTGGTACTCACCGACCGCACGCCGTTGACGACGGGGCGCGACTTCGCGGTGCAGTCGCCGCTGACGTGGCGGCTCGCGGACCTCGGCGCGAAGCACGCGTTCCTGCGCGCCGGCCTCGGCTGGGGCCACATGCCGATGCACATCGTCGAAGAAGACCTCGCGGCCGGTCGACTCGCCCGCGTGCACCTCGCCGACGCCGACCCACGCTACGCACAGATGCCGATGCGTGCGGTATGGCGCAAGGAGGCGCCGCCGGGGCCGGCGGGGCGTGCGTTCATTGCGCAACTGCATCAGGGCTAG
- a CDS encoding DUF1800 domain-containing protein, with amino-acid sequence MIRRETLSAAHRFGLGARPGTLDRIGDPQRWLHAQLDAPAVVPPPGLPGSADYLRQEYDYLRARREARRNDGDAAMGFRERFGRAQWIELGWRYRQAAATEQDFVERLVRFWSNHFAVSADKRTAALYAAPMEREAIRPHVAGHFADLLIAVEQHPAMLRYLDNVRSVGEQSRLAQRQRRNSENDDTSRPGLNENLAREILELHTLGVDGGYRQDDVRELARAITGWSVPLPRDLDAGATTAFRFRANAHDAGARQVLGQRYAAPGEAQGRAILRDLALHPATARHVCGKLARHFVSDAPPRALVDRMADAWMRSGGALRPVYAAMIDSPEAWTADARKLKTPDDFVVSALRGTGTLPGEQPRALIALLGRLGQPPFTPRSPAGFADDAAEWSGADAVWKRIQAAQALAETAAGADPDPLRIADGLFGPHLDADTAQALRRAESPREGLALLFASPAFQWRS; translated from the coding sequence ATGATCCGCCGCGAAACCCTCAGCGCCGCCCACCGCTTCGGCCTGGGCGCACGACCCGGCACGCTGGACCGCATCGGCGATCCGCAGCGCTGGCTGCATGCCCAGCTCGATGCGCCCGCGGTCGTGCCGCCTCCGGGCTTGCCGGGCAGTGCGGATTATCTTCGGCAGGAATACGACTACCTGCGCGCGCGGCGTGAAGCGCGCAGGAATGACGGCGATGCCGCGATGGGATTCCGCGAGCGCTTCGGCCGAGCGCAGTGGATCGAACTCGGCTGGCGCTATCGGCAGGCGGCCGCCACCGAGCAGGATTTCGTCGAACGGCTGGTACGGTTCTGGTCGAACCACTTCGCCGTCTCCGCCGACAAGCGGACGGCGGCGCTGTACGCCGCGCCGATGGAACGCGAGGCGATACGCCCGCACGTGGCGGGCCACTTCGCCGACCTGCTGATCGCGGTGGAACAGCATCCCGCGATGCTGCGCTACCTGGACAACGTGCGCTCGGTGGGCGAGCAGTCGCGCCTGGCGCAGCGCCAGCGTCGCAACAGCGAAAACGACGACACGTCGCGCCCGGGCCTCAACGAGAACCTGGCGCGCGAGATCCTGGAGCTGCACACGCTCGGTGTCGACGGCGGCTACAGGCAGGACGATGTGCGCGAACTCGCGCGCGCGATCACCGGCTGGAGCGTGCCGTTGCCGCGCGATCTGGACGCGGGCGCCACCACGGCGTTCCGGTTCCGCGCGAATGCGCACGACGCCGGCGCACGCCAGGTGCTCGGGCAGCGCTATGCGGCACCGGGGGAAGCCCAGGGCCGCGCCATCCTGCGCGACCTGGCACTGCACCCTGCCACCGCGCGCCACGTCTGCGGCAAGCTGGCGCGGCATTTCGTCAGCGATGCACCGCCGCGCGCGCTGGTGGATCGCATGGCCGATGCGTGGATGCGCAGCGGCGGCGCGTTGCGTCCCGTATACGCGGCGATGATCGACAGCCCCGAAGCCTGGACCGCCGACGCGCGCAAGCTGAAAACGCCGGACGACTTCGTCGTGTCGGCGCTGCGCGGCACCGGCACGTTGCCGGGCGAACAGCCGCGTGCCCTGATCGCATTGCTGGGCAGGCTGGGGCAGCCGCCGTTCACGCCGCGCTCGCCGGCCGGCTTCGCCGACGATGCGGCGGAATGGAGTGGCGCCGACGCGGTGTGGAAGCGCATCCAGGCTGCGCAGGCGCTGGCCGAGACCGCGGCCGGTGCCGATCCCGATCCGCTGCGCATCGCCGACGGCCTGTTCGGCCCGCACCTGGATGCGGACACCGCGCAGGCGCTGCGCCGTGCCGAGTCGCCGCGCGAAGGACTGGCACTGCTGTTCGCCAGTCCCGCCTTCCAGTGGAGGAGTTGA
- a CDS encoding DUF1501 domain-containing protein produces the protein MKLTRRHFLAAGGAATTLSLWPRLARAADAQDTRLLVVLLRGGLDGMHAVIPVGDPHLADVRGALTVKDARRLDADFALHPALAFSHGLHARREWLPVVAVAPPYRQRSHFEAQDNLENGTATSGASSGWLNRCVAALPASRALSVSAVMPLILRGPAEATTWSPPLPEDVNPILLQRLQPLYAADAQLAHPFQQAVAAQGMQGGGNVARLPQAMAAAARFMAQADGPRIGFVENSGWDTHAQQGPVLARKLAELDQGLREFHEGIGAQWSRTVVMVVTEFGRTAAVNGTGGTDHGTGTLAMLAGGAVAGGRVAGDWPGLSPSQLNEGRDLRATTDLRSVFKGVLGDHLGIAGSVLDSRVFPDSGSAIAMAGLLRG, from the coding sequence GTGAAACTGACCCGACGCCATTTCCTCGCGGCCGGTGGTGCCGCGACCACGCTCAGCCTGTGGCCGCGGCTGGCGCGCGCCGCCGATGCGCAGGACACACGCTTGCTTGTCGTGCTGCTGCGCGGCGGTCTGGACGGGATGCATGCCGTCATCCCGGTCGGCGATCCGCATCTGGCGGACGTGCGCGGCGCGCTGACGGTGAAAGATGCGCGCCGGTTGGATGCCGACTTCGCCCTGCATCCGGCGCTGGCGTTCAGCCATGGACTGCACGCGCGCCGCGAATGGCTGCCGGTCGTCGCCGTGGCGCCGCCCTATCGCCAGCGTTCGCACTTCGAGGCGCAGGACAATCTGGAGAACGGCACCGCGACCAGTGGTGCATCCAGCGGCTGGCTCAACCGCTGCGTGGCCGCGCTGCCGGCGTCGCGCGCCCTGTCGGTCAGTGCGGTGATGCCGCTGATCCTGCGCGGTCCCGCCGAGGCGACTACGTGGTCGCCGCCGCTGCCCGAGGACGTCAACCCGATCCTGCTGCAGCGCCTGCAGCCGCTGTATGCCGCCGACGCGCAGCTGGCGCATCCGTTCCAGCAGGCCGTGGCCGCGCAGGGCATGCAGGGCGGCGGCAATGTCGCGCGGTTGCCGCAGGCGATGGCGGCGGCGGCACGGTTCATGGCGCAGGCCGACGGCCCGCGCATCGGCTTCGTCGAGAACAGCGGCTGGGATACGCATGCCCAGCAGGGCCCCGTGCTGGCGCGCAAGCTGGCCGAACTGGACCAGGGCCTGCGCGAGTTCCACGAGGGCATCGGTGCGCAGTGGTCGCGCACAGTGGTGATGGTGGTGACCGAGTTCGGCCGCACGGCCGCCGTCAACGGCACCGGCGGCACCGATCACGGCACCGGGACGCTGGCGATGCTGGCCGGCGGCGCCGTTGCCGGCGGTCGCGTTGCCGGCGACTGGCCGGGCCTGTCACCGTCGCAGCTCAACGAAGGCCGCGACCTGCGCGCGACGACGGACCTGCGCAGCGTGTTCAAGGGCGTGCTGGGTGATCACCTGGGCATTGCCGGCTCGGTGCTGGATTCGCGGGTGTTCCCCGACAGCGGCAGTGCGATCGCGATGGCGGGCCTGCTGCGCGGCTGA